A window from Branchiostoma lanceolatum isolate klBraLanc5 chromosome 9, klBraLanc5.hap2, whole genome shotgun sequence encodes these proteins:
- the LOC136442367 gene encoding leucine-rich repeat-containing protein 4-like: MAAQEPVFLELLIVAMCSCFVPMICVTCPKQCDCGQSFTQINCSSRGITDVPRGIYQESSELLLKANAIESLRRDQFLRLRQLERLDLSENVIMTIQEGAFNGLYRLQILNLRRNRLRSLQGGMFRYLTNLRELTLQGNPIICLEAYTFSHLPSLRKLDLRELRQLKAVSRNAFNGLTALMSLTMSDSNLRRLPYLQHLTSLQELDVSRNSISLLNANNLQGLVKLTRLVLSHNHLSSVEQDSLDDLFSLSELDLSYNNITSLPFRLFRDTSLVRVSLQRNPWNCTCVVHWLARWLQQHMRNDTSLLELQRCGGCFSPVDLRGRLLCDVPLSSLKCKRPHIQKVHPTVNATLGGNAALQCELSPGVETAISWITPDGSKAKRSTFRGGRVKVINDGTLNISRVTMSDAGVYRCMATNDAGFDNFYKILNVTGSILPEFAATQVPINLDDIPEVDDFDTSYCTNPRGDEDVFLLNRTQYTQRDVNLEPDDHRVNPTVDATKIPPMDSPTQRDKDKDTFMTLYKGYLIAALVAAVSLGTLLWILVCAVMKCSKERNRDDRKNKRLAKLKKEEASESRFNVSCVKSIDPEETVEIPDVYTVSKLTGIFEDMTVNPATETIV; the protein is encoded by the coding sequence ATGGCCGCACAAGAACCGGTCTTCCTGGAACTTCTGATCGTTGCCATGTGCAGCTGCTTCGTTCCAATGATCTGTGTCACTTGCCCTAAGCAGTGCGATTGCGGACAGTCCTTCACTCAGATCAACTGCAGTAGCAGAGGAATAACTGACGTACCGAGAGGAATCTACCAGGAATCTTCGGAACTACTCTTGAAGGCCAACGCCATCGAGTCTCTTAGAAGAGACCAGTTCCTCAGATTGCGACAGCTCGAACGTTTGGACCTCAGTGAAAACGTAATCATGACCATCCAAGAAGGAGCATTTAATGGGTTGTATCGATTACAGATACTCAATTTGCGCAGAAATCGCCTGAGAAGTCTACAAGGGGGCATGTTCAGGTATCTTACCAACCTTCGGGAGTTGACACTACAAGGAAACCCGATTATCTGCCTGGAGGCCTACACCTTCTCCCATTTGCCCTCGCTCAGAAAACTGGACCTGCGGGAATTGCGCCAACTCAAGGCGGTATCAAGGAATGCGTTTAATGGATTGACTGCTCTGATGTCTCTCACCATGTCAGATTCGAACTTACGCCGCTTGCCTTATTTACAACATTTGACTAGCCTTCAGGAGCTGGATGTGTCCAGGAACTCAATCTCTCTCCTGAATGCTAATAATCTTCAGGGTCTGGTTAAGTTAACGAGACTAGTATTGTCCCATAACCACTTATCCTCTGTGGAACAGGATTCGCTAGACGACCTCTTTTCTTTGTCAGAGTTAGATCTGTCTTACAATAACATTACCAGCTTGCCATTCAGGCTCTTTAGAGATACCTCTTTGGTGAGAGTGTCCCTCCAGCGGAACCCCTGGAACTGTACTTGCGTTGTTCACTGGTTAGCAAGATGGCTCCAACAACATATGCGCAATGATACGAGTTTACTCGAGTTACAGCGATGCGGTGGTTGCTTTTCTCCGGTCGACTTGCGCGGCAGACTTCTTTGTGACGTGCCGTTGTCGAGTTTGAAATGCAAGAGGCCACACATCCAAAAGGTTCATCCGACGGTTAACGCGACTTTAGGAGGCAATGCAGCGCTGCAGTGCGAACTATCACCGGGTGTAGAGACGGCAATCAGCTGGATAACACCAGACGGGAGTAAAGCCAAACGAAGTACCTTCAGAGGAGGAAGAGTTAAAGTCATTAATGATGGTACCCTTAACATTTCCAGGGTCACGATGTCTGACGCGGGTGTGTACCGTTGTATGGCTACAAACGACGCTGGGTTTGACAACTTCTACAAAATTCTGAACGTCACGGGCAGCATTCTACCCGAGTTCGCGGCCACGCAAGTTCCTATCAACCTAGATGACATTCCAGAAGTTGACGATTTCGACACTAGTTACTGCACAAACCCTCGTGGTGATGAGGACGTGTTTCTTTTGAATAGAACACAATATACGCAGAGGGACGTAAATCTGGAACCAGATGACCATCGTGTAAATCCAACTGTAGATGCTACAAAGATTCCTCCCATGGACTCACCTACTCAAAGAGATAAAGATAAGGATACTTTTATGACGTTGTACAAAGGCTATCTCATTGCGGCTCTTGTTGCAGCTGTTTCACTAGGAACTCTTCTGTGGATTTTGGTCTGTGCGGTTATGAAATGTTCCAAGGAAAGAAACAGAGACGATAGAAAGAATAAGAGATTAGCCAAGTTAAAGAAGGAGGAAGCTTCAGAGTCACGATTTAACGTGTCTTGCGTTAAAAGTATAGATCCCGAGGAGACTGTAGAGATACCCGATGTGTATACTGTAAGTAAACTGACAGGCATTTTCGAAGATATGACTGTAAATCCAGCCACTGAAACAATAGTGTAA